The genomic interval CCGCATCGGTGGCAAGAACGTGGTGGGCATGCCCCCGCGCGACCGCGACATCGCGATGGTGTTCCAGAGCTACGCGCTGTACCCCACTCTCAGCGTGGCCGACAACATCGGCTTTGCGCTGGAGATGCGCAAGATGCCCAAGGCCGAGCGCCAAAAGCGCATCGACGAAGTGGCGGCCATGCTGCAGATCAGCCACCTGCTGGACCGCAGGCCCAGCCAGCTGTCGGGCGGCCAGCGCCAGCGCGTGGCCATGGGGCGTGCACTGGCGCGCCAGCCGCAGCTGTTTTTGTTCGACGAGCCTTTGTCCAACCTGGACGCCAAGCTGCGCGTGGAGATGCGCGCCGAGATCAAGCGCCTGCACCAGGCCAGCGGCATCACCAGCGTGTACGTCACACACGACCAGGTTGAGGCCATGACGCTGGGCTCGCGCATCGCGGTGATGAAGGGCGGTGTGGTGCAGCAGCTGGGCACGCCCGACGAGATCTACAACCGCCCGGCCAATACCTACGTAGCCACCTTCATCGGCTCGCCCACCATGAACCTGCTGCGCGGTGCGGCCACGGGCGGGCAGTTTGGCATCCAGGGCGCAGCGTTGAACCTGGCAGCCCCCGCCAGTGCCAACGAGGTGCTGCTGGGGGTGCGCCCTGAGCACCTGGTGATGCAGGAGACCGCCACCTGGCGCGGCCGGGTCAGCGTGGTGGAGCCCACGGGCCCCGACACCTATGTGATGGTGGACACCGCCGCAGGCAGCGTCACGCTGCGCACCGATGCGCAGACCCGCGTGCAGCCCGGCGACGCCGTGGGCCTGGCGGTAGAGCCCGCCAACGCCCACTGGTTCGACGCCAAGTCCGAAGATCGATTGACAGGCTGAGCGTTTGGAGCCCCGGCCCCTGGGTCGCCGCAAGAAGGGGCTTTGGTCTTTGCCTGAAGAGGTAATTCAGGTAAAAAGAGTCTCCAGCGCTTATCCATCAAGCGCCAATAGCTATATAAATAATAGCATTAGCGATCCGCAGGCCGTCGTCTGCCGCAGGGCAACGGGGGCGTGTGGCCTTTGGTTTCCTCCTTTTGCCGTATGCACCCTCAGCGCCTTCTTGCCGACATCGGCGGCACCAATATCCGACTGGCCTGGCAGAACGAGCCTGGCGGACCCTTGCATGACACGCGCGTTTTGCCCTGCGCGCAGTTCCCCACCGTGGACGCCGCACTGGCGGCGTACCTGAAGGAAGTGGGCGTGCCCACCCCGCGCGAGGCGGCGTTTGGCATTGCCAACCCGGTCACGGGCGACGCGATCCGCATGACCAACCACAGCTGGAGCTTTTCGCAGCGGGCGGTGCGCGACGCGTTTGGTTTTGAGCGCCTGGTGGTCATCAACGACTTCACCGCGCTGGCGCTGGCGCTGCCCCTGCTCGCGCCCGACCTGCTGCGCCCCGTGGGCGGTGGCGAGGCAGTGCCGGGCGCCGCCATCGCGCTGCTGGGCCCGGGCACGGGCCTGGGGGTGTCGGGGCTGGTGTTCCCGCCAGGGTCCAGCAACGGCGTGCCCCTGTCGGGCGAGGGCGGGCATGTGTCGCTGGCCGCGCAGACGCAGCGCGAATTCGACGTGCTGGCCATCCTGCAAGAACGCTATGGCCACGTGTCGGCAGAGCGCGCGGTGTCGGGTGCGGGGCTGGTGGACCTGTACCACGCGCTGCGCAGGCTGGCCCAGCGCGGCGGCAAGGAGATCAGTTCGGCCGCCGAAGTGACCGAA from Acidovorax sp. FHTAMBA carries:
- the glk gene encoding glucokinase, which translates into the protein MHPQRLLADIGGTNIRLAWQNEPGGPLHDTRVLPCAQFPTVDAALAAYLKEVGVPTPREAAFGIANPVTGDAIRMTNHSWSFSQRAVRDAFGFERLVVINDFTALALALPLLAPDLLRPVGGGEAVPGAAIALLGPGTGLGVSGLVFPPGSSNGVPLSGEGGHVSLAAQTQREFDVLAILQERYGHVSAERAVSGAGLVDLYHALRRLAQRGGKEISSAAEVTELALQSNDALALEALDLFCGFLGSVAGNLALTLGARGGVFIGGGIVPRLGTWFDKSSFRARFESKGRFQPYLASIPCWIIDPSATPALYGASRALDIAGSEG
- a CDS encoding ABC transporter ATP-binding protein; translation: MASSLDIAGINKRFGKGDKSVEVLRKVDIHVAPGEFLILVGPSGCGKSTLLNIIAGLDEPTEGEIRIGGKNVVGMPPRDRDIAMVFQSYALYPTLSVADNIGFALEMRKMPKAERQKRIDEVAAMLQISHLLDRRPSQLSGGQRQRVAMGRALARQPQLFLFDEPLSNLDAKLRVEMRAEIKRLHQASGITSVYVTHDQVEAMTLGSRIAVMKGGVVQQLGTPDEIYNRPANTYVATFIGSPTMNLLRGAATGGQFGIQGAALNLAAPASANEVLLGVRPEHLVMQETATWRGRVSVVEPTGPDTYVMVDTAAGSVTLRTDAQTRVQPGDAVGLAVEPANAHWFDAKSEDRLTG